A window from Danio aesculapii chromosome 6, fDanAes4.1, whole genome shotgun sequence encodes these proteins:
- the cidec gene encoding cell death activator CIDE-3 isoform X1, whose product MENAKKSVDVLSTSLSKCISACGSVTHQILPRWTQHSRPFRVINSDRSIKKGIMADDLEDLHHKVMDVFHINCISALVLDEDGTGIDTQDFFQTLKDNTVLMVLGKGQKWAPQMRHLPGQKNVERKRMTKKEPDCNWTQPRKDVAKLTFDLYKKHPKDFIGCLNVQATLYGMYSVSYVLHCYKAKRMLREALKWTLFTVQTTGHVLVGTSCYIQHLIDEEEKTETEMITPAYIIKQLKH is encoded by the exons ATGGAAAATGCCAAGAAATCTGTTGATGTGCTCTCAACATCCCTGTCAAA ATGCATATCAGCCTGTGGTTCTGTGACGCATCAAATATTACCACGTTGGACTCAGCACTCCAGACCCTTCCGTGTCATCAACTCTGATCGCTCCATAAAAAAAGGCATCATGGCAGATGACCTGGAAGACCTGCACCACAAG GTGATGGATGTATTCCACATAAACTGTATCAGTGCTTTGGTGTTGGATGAAGATGGAACTGGAATAGATACACAGGACTTTTTTCAAACCTTAAAAGACAACACTGTCCTCATGGTGCTGGGGAAAGGACAGAAGTGGGCCCCACAAATG agaCACCTTCCAGGTCAGAAGAATGTAGAGAGG AAACGCATGACCAAGAAAGAACCTGATTGCAACTGGACACAGCCAAGGAAAGATGTTGCCAAACTGACCTTTGATCTTTACAAAAAACATCCAAAGGATTTTATTGGCTGCCTAAATGTGCAGGCAACCTTGTATGGAATGTACTCTGTATCATATGTATTGCACTGCTACAAGGCAAAACGAATGCTAAG GGAAGCCCTAAAATGGACTCTCTTTACTGTGCAGACCACTGGTCATGTTTTAGTGGGTACGTCATGCTATATTCAACATCTTATTGATGAGGAGGAGAAAACAGAGACAGAGATGATAACGCCTGCATACATCATCAagcaattaaaacattaa
- the cidec gene encoding cell death activator CIDE-3 isoform X2 gives MENAKKSVDVLSTSLSKCISACGSVTHQILPRWTQHSRPFRVINSDRSIKKGIMADDLEDLHHKVMDVFHINCISALVLDEDGTGIDTQDFFQTLKDNTVLMVLGKGQKWAPQMRHLPGQKNVERKRMTKKEPDCNWTQPRKDVAKLTFDLYKKHPKDFIGCLNVQATLYGMYSVSYVLHCYKAKRMLRPLVMF, from the exons ATGGAAAATGCCAAGAAATCTGTTGATGTGCTCTCAACATCCCTGTCAAA ATGCATATCAGCCTGTGGTTCTGTGACGCATCAAATATTACCACGTTGGACTCAGCACTCCAGACCCTTCCGTGTCATCAACTCTGATCGCTCCATAAAAAAAGGCATCATGGCAGATGACCTGGAAGACCTGCACCACAAG GTGATGGATGTATTCCACATAAACTGTATCAGTGCTTTGGTGTTGGATGAAGATGGAACTGGAATAGATACACAGGACTTTTTTCAAACCTTAAAAGACAACACTGTCCTCATGGTGCTGGGGAAAGGACAGAAGTGGGCCCCACAAATG agaCACCTTCCAGGTCAGAAGAATGTAGAGAGG AAACGCATGACCAAGAAAGAACCTGATTGCAACTGGACACAGCCAAGGAAAGATGTTGCCAAACTGACCTTTGATCTTTACAAAAAACATCCAAAGGATTTTATTGGCTGCCTAAATGTGCAGGCAACCTTGTATGGAATGTACTCTGTATCATATGTATTGCACTGCTACAAGGCAAAACGAATGCTAAG ACCACTGGTCATGTTTTAG